Within Spinacia oleracea cultivar Varoflay chromosome 4, BTI_SOV_V1, whole genome shotgun sequence, the genomic segment TTTTTCTTGAGGCTAATGTAAGTCTAATTGTTGTTTTTTGAAAGTCGTCTTCTAACTTAATTGAGTTTATTTGAATCTTATAGGCAGAGCGGTGTCGACTTTCAGTTGGGCATCCAGAAGTTCTTAGAACTGATCCTGATACAGTTGCAGCATTAAGGTAGATCATTTTGCATTCTATGTCCTAACTTCCAACTTTTGCTAGCCAAGGATATAACGTATAACTATTTAATATTATATATTGCTTGATGATTACTGTCTAGCATTACAGGAAACTTCGGGTATCAACCACCGACCCACGGGGACTTCCTTGGCTCAATTTTAGGCACAGGGATTGCCAGAGAAAAGCTTGGAGATATCCTCCTTCAGGTATGTTATGAATTACGTTTGACTTTTATGTTCCACATTTCTTGACAATTGCACAGTAATAGAAAGATGTAGGCATGGGAGATTTTGACAATTTGCTGCACCTGGTTACTGACTTAGTTTTCCGCACCTGGTTATTGACATAGTTTGCTGTAACTGGTTGTTAGCTGTACTGTTTGACAATTTGCATGAATTTGGTGCATGATGTTTCTTAGTCAGAATTAAATCTGGTAAATAgacatttttgttttatttttttgtctgCGTGGAAGAACATGTGAGTTAGTTCTTGAAAGAGTACCCTTGGGGGTTGGGGGGGTGATTCACTGATTTGTTTCGAAAATGATAAGTAAGCTGCAAGAAGTTATTATTTGTGTTGTTGTCTAATGTATGATATATGGTCATGACTCTTAAGATGTATCTTGATATAAATTTTCGGGTTTACAGGGCGAAAAGGGTGCTCAAGTTCTTATTGTTCCCGAGCTTGTTGATTATATGATTTCATCATTGGATAAGGTAGGGACTAGGGTACTTTCTATTGGATCCCTTTTATGCACATGACTTCAGAGGAGAGATTCAGCTGTTTTATTTGTACGATTGTGGTGTTGAAGCTTTAAGATGGCTGGTGAACACATTTAAGTATCACTGAATAAAATATGTCCAAAATCTTTTTGTGAGCAGCTTTTCTGTGGCAGGTTGGAAAGGTTCCTGTCTCCTGTACATTGATACCGTTGGAAGAGCTCGAGTATGAACCACCAAGGTAGGATTTTTTTGGTTAATGTTCTTTCGCGTCTAATACAATCGACACCGTAAGTACAAGTATCAGTTTTTACTTTTTAGTTATATCTTCTTCAACATCTGTTCGTATCGATACCATAGGCATCTTTTTTTGCTCAATGCAGCACCAAGACACTAAAGACTGTAGAGTCTTCACTGAGAGTTGATGCTATAGCTAGTGCTGGATTTAAAATTTCACGGTCAAAATTTTCTGACTTGATAAGGTAAGCTTACTCTTTCATTTCATTTATCTTTCAGTGGATGCTGTTTTTTACAATGGATAGTGGGTGGATAATGTTTGATTATGGATGTCATCTTGTTCACCAGTTTTCTCGGCTTTGTTTGGAAACTTTTACTGCAATTACCCTGTCTCACCATTCAAACTACAACTTTTAGGATTTTAGCCATTGATTCTGGCTGTAAAGTGTCCTTAGCATTTGCTGTTGCAAGCTTTATTCTGAATTTCCATTATGTCAATATCGTCGATGTAAATTTGTTCATTTTCTTTAGATTTAACTTGATCTAGAAAGGGTTTATATACCATATTGGGACATGACGGACAACCTATAATAGAAATTATGGCCTGTTACttgggaatggagggagtagttataTGCTAAATGTATGATATATGAGCTAGAAGTAAAATTTACAATACTATTCCGATCATTAATTATGAACTTTGTACCTGTTGTAGCAAAGGAGATGTCCGCATAAACTGGAATACCGTGACGAAAAATGGAGCTACACTTAGGACTG encodes:
- the LOC110783626 gene encoding uncharacterized protein isoform X3, with amino-acid sequence MPNVPSIFTLLITNSFSLWDKHADVCQVTHATKNDMDVLLKGISDRSLVEQIKHILDMANRASLRREVLHTDFLTPPILNEAMAALKKLADVNAIPNGGYLEAERCRLSVGHPEVLRTDPDTVAALSITGNFGYQPPTHGDFLGSILGTGIAREKLGDILLQGEKGAQVLIVPELVDYMISSLDKVGKVPVSCTLIPLEELEYEPPSTKTLKTVESSLRVDAIASAGFKISRSKFSDLISKGDVRINWNTVTKNGATLRTGDMVSVSGSGRLKLIALQIGEIITTKKGKYAVELIRYL